A segment of the Bacillota bacterium genome:
AATATATTGACAAGGTGCGAATTAAGTTTCGGGGAAGCCGAGACCTCCGGGTGCTATACCTAAAGAACCATGCAGAACTGAGCGAATAGCATAAAACCGTTTATGCTTAAAACCGTTTATAACATTATAAAGATTGGCCACCCGCCAGGTTAAGGGTTCCGCGTCCCCTTCGCCCCGCCGGATCCGGTCTTCGTCCCCGAAGAAGGTCTCCCCGTCACCGGTGGTGTAGACCCAGCCTCTGGGTGATCTTACCGTCTTCAATTGATCCATGGTGCCAAACCAGCCTAAGGTTTGGGGCGGCAGGATCTGGTCCTCCAGGATCTCCCAGTTGTTGACCACAACCCGCTGGGTCATCTCCGACCTTACGCCTCCCCGGGTCTCGACGGCAATAACAAGATCATAGGCACCGTCATTCAATCCCAGGGTGTTGACGGGAAAGCTCAAGGGCAACAGGGTTCTGGAAAAGAGAATTTGATCCAAAGCCGGATCGTACACCGGGTCCGTATCGTCGAAGGTGGCAATCACCGGCCGCAGCAGGCCCGTGACGTTGATGATATCCTCTGGGGGAATTACCGGCACCACCTCGATGGTGACCAGGCCCTGGAGCCGCGGCGCTTTCTCTTCCCTTTCTTGGGGTGCCACCAGATGGAAATGTTCTACCCGAAATCCGGTGGTGTAATTGTAACCTCTATTTTCTGCGTCTCGTACCACCAGGGAGATACTGTGGGAGCCCGGTGCGAAGTCCGCAGGGTTGAGCACCAGGTTGGTGGGCAGCTCATCACCCTGATAAACCTTTTCTCCGTCCACGGCCACTTCAACGGCGGCCACCGTGATCCCAGGTGCTTCTGCACGAATGGTAGTGGGACCGGGGAGGATTCCTCCCGTCAAAACCCCCAAGGTACCCAAGCCCGACTCCGCCCGCAGATAGACCGGCGGTAGGACGTAACCCGTGTCTGTCAGTCGCCAGATGGGCTCCGTCAGTTCCGGCAGCCCTGCGATCTGTTCCCGGGTCTGCGGGGTGGGACGGAGTCCCCACACTTCAAAGAAGGGGGTAAGGTTACGGTTGGCCACCTGGGAGGCCATAGTGATAAACTGCTGGATCTTTTCACTGTCCCTTTGGGGTTGCTGGTCCGGGGGCAGTTCCCGATAGGCCCGGTGCAGCTGCGGGTAGAAATCCTCGCCGAAGGCCAGATCCAGCTGCCAGAACATGACCAGTTTCAAGAAGACATCATCAATTTGGTTATAGTTCCTATCCGGTTGGTTGAAATAGGCAAAGGCCCTTTGGTAACAACCCTCCCTCTCCAGACGGCTTCGGTTACCAAAATGCCGTTCAATACTGAAGGAGTAGATGTTGACGGTCACCTCTCCCAATCCGTCCCACCGCCAGGGATTCTGTTGATAGGTGTGGCCGAATTCGTGCCAGGGTCCCCAACCGTTCTTGGTGAAACTCTGCGTGTTTAGGATGGACTTGAAGGCGTCGGGGTAGTACCCTGTATGGTTAAGAAACATGTACATATATGTGCCAGGAGCGTTGTTTTCCCGCATGTGCTGTCGATAGGCACTGGGCCGGTGTCGGGGATCTGGATCCTCCTCATCTAGTCCCGAAACCTTGTTAGCCACAGCAATGGCCTCATCGATGTATTGCAAAAGCTGCACCGGATCATCAATGTCCTTGGCGGTGTCAAAACTCGCGGTGATCATCACCCGCGTTCCCACCAGTTCGATGGCCGGGATATCCCTGTATTTTTCCAGCATCGCGTACCAATCCTCGATGGTGTGTTCCCCTAGGACAAAGTAGGTGAAAGGATAACCTCCTTCAATGGTCACCTGGGGAGGATGGTCGGTCTTGTGGCTTTCGTTGATGAAGTGAACTACCCCTGCTTCGGGTACCGCAATGACGTTTCTGCCCTCCTGTAACTGGATACCATCTTTGTTTCCGTCGACGTAGTGGCTGAGCACTGGTGCGGAGATGACCACCTTAGGTAGATTTTCTTGATCGGTGCTGCTGACGGTGATGACTAACGGTTCGTCGGCCTTTTTGTACACCCCCGAGGGAAGATACCTACTGGGCCCACCAAAAAGCTTGGTCTGCCGATCTTCCTCCAAAATGCCCCTTTGGTCCAAAGTAAGGGTGACCACATAGGAAGCATCCTGGGAAGGACTTTCCGTGGCTAGGACCAATGAACCAAAGGTTAACACCAGACTACTCAACGTCAGAGCAAGAAGACACCATTTGTACCGCATTGGGAACCTCCTTAACATGTTTTTATACCAAGTGTCCGGTCACCCACCTCTTACCCTGGCAGGTGCCGACTGCATGGTTCCATAGTTGGGAGATAATGGTGGCCGGTCTGTGCCCAAACTCAGCAAAAACCGGCAACAGCCCTTCCTTCCGCAGCCTCCGGCTTCCCCCAGCTTGAACCAGAATTCCTAACTATGCTAAAATACGGTTAGTCAAAGAAATTAGCTGTTCGGTAGGAGGGTGTTTACTTGTCTATCAAGAGTGTCCACAAGGCATTGGCAGTCCTGGAGGCTGTGGCCAAGGAAAGGGACGGTCTTACGGCCCAGGAGATTAGTTCCCGGTTAGACCTGCCCTATGCCACTGCGCACCGGATCTTAACTACCTTGCACAGTGCCGGCTATCTATCGTTTCAAAAATCCCACAAGGTGTACCGGACGGGTCCTAGGTTACTTAACCTTTACGGTGCCGTCACCCAACAGGATCAGTTGGGGCGCTTGGTCTACCCGGCGCTGGCTAAGCTCAGCCACGACACCAAGGAGACAGTACACTTGGCCATCCGACACGTCAATGAAGTGGTGTACCTGGAGACCCTGTTACCACCCCATTCCTTTGTGATGTATACCCCTGCGGGTATGCGTTCACCCTTGCATTCCACTGGCCTTGGGAAGGCCATCATCGCCTTTTGTGCCGATGAGGAAATCGAAACCATACTGGAGGACTATGAATTCCAGCGTTTCACCCCCAATACCATCGGATCTCCTGCGGGCTTTTGGACCCAGATTCGTCAGATCCGAGAAAAGGGCTATGCCTTTGATAATGAAGAAAGTT
Coding sequences within it:
- a CDS encoding IclR family transcriptional regulator, which codes for MSIKSVHKALAVLEAVAKERDGLTAQEISSRLDLPYATAHRILTTLHSAGYLSFQKSHKVYRTGPRLLNLYGAVTQQDQLGRLVYPALAKLSHDTKETVHLAIRHVNEVVYLETLLPPHSFVMYTPAGMRSPLHSTGLGKAIIAFCADEEIETILEDYEFQRFTPNTIGSPAGFWTQIRQIREKGYAFDNEESSMGVRCVASIVANGAGYPEAAISVSAPASRLDSDEAVAKLAAKVCGACREASEAIGGKLGDDPSRWYEELQRFRGS